A portion of the Hydrogenimonas thermophila genome contains these proteins:
- a CDS encoding TorD/DmsD family molecular chaperone, whose translation MDDKTRLYIYAFLSRVFTEELDDKALNDLYENEALLETIGEETLKWFKTNDLEYLKEQLNIDYNSLFGINNHPIESAVMDSKNEILVGLQNPVMQFYFSHGYDLNLENSKLYVPDHAGIEFGFMQSMISQNDKFTQAEFLQKHLLNWIVPFLVAVKPMADTPFYRDLCDFIIEFLMSDYSALIDEVGVIHA comes from the coding sequence CTCTATATTTATGCCTTTTTGTCACGTGTTTTTACAGAAGAGTTGGATGACAAGGCACTAAATGATTTGTATGAAAATGAAGCTTTGCTTGAAACAATTGGGGAAGAGACGCTTAAATGGTTTAAAACCAATGATTTGGAATATTTAAAAGAGCAGCTTAACATTGATTATAACTCACTATTTGGAATCAATAATCATCCTATTGAATCTGCTGTTATGGATAGCAAAAATGAGATTTTAGTAGGGTTGCAAAATCCTGTAATGCAGTTTTATTTTAGTCATGGGTATGATCTTAATCTAGAAAATTCTAAGCTTTATGTGCCTGATCATGCAGGAATAGAGTTTGGTTTTATGCAGAGTATGATTAGTCAAAATGACAAGTTTACACAAGCAGAGTTTTTGCAAAAACATCTATTGAACTGGATTGTACCTTTTTTAGTAGCTGTAAAACCAATGGCAGATACACCTTTTTATAGAGATTTATGTGACTTTATCATTGAATTTCTTATGTCAGATTATTCTGCGCTTATTGATGAGGTAGGAGTGATTCATGCGTAG